The stretch of DNA AACAGTTACGAGCAGATAATCTGCAGTGATCTCTTTGCTCTCACCATTCACAGAGTACTTAACTGTAACTTCTTTATCGTTCTGTTCAGCACTTTCAGCCTTAGCGTTAGTGATGATCTCGATATTTGTCTTCGCCATGTTCTTGGCAACCAGACGAGTCATATCCTTGTCAAATCCAGGCAGGATGCTGTCCATACCTTCAATGATGGTTACCTTTGTACCAAATTTGGAGTACATTTGGCCAAGCTCGGCACCGATGTATCCGCCACCGATCAGCACGAGGCTTTTTGGAATTTCTGGCAGTTCCAAAGCTTCGGTAGAAGACAAGATGCGTCCGCCGAATGGGAATGGCTTAAGCTCAATCGGACGGGAACCCGTAGCGATAATGCAGTTCTTGAAACGGTAGCGAGGGGATTCATGCTCGTTAAAGCAGCGCGCCTCGTTCTCGTTAATGAACATGCACTCACCGTTGAATACTTCAACCTTGTTGCCTTTGAGCAGACCAGCAACGCCGCCAGTCAGCTTTTTAACAACACTGTTCTTAAATTCTTGAGTTTTGCCAAAGTCCACTTTGACATTCTCAGCAGTAACACCGAATGCACTTCCATGCTGTGCAGACTCATATTGATGAGCAGCTGCAATCAGTGCTTTAGATGGGATACATCCGCGGTTCAAGCACACGCCGCCCACTTCGGATTTATCTACAATCAGAACCTTTTGGCCCAGCTGAGCGGCACGGATTGCCGCTACATAACCACCA from Paenibacillus sp. CAA11 encodes:
- the lpdA gene encoding dihydrolipoyl dehydrogenase, whose protein sequence is MVVGDASLDIDTLVIGAGPGGYVAAIRAAQLGQKVLIVDKSEVGGVCLNRGCIPSKALIAAAHQYESAQHGSAFGVTAENVKVDFGKTQEFKNSVVKKLTGGVAGLLKGNKVEVFNGECMFINENEARCFNEHESPRYRFKNCIIATGSRPIELKPFPFGGRILSSTEALELPEIPKSLVLIGGGYIGAELGQMYSKFGTKVTIIEGMDSILPGFDKDMTRLVAKNMAKTNIEIITNAKAESAEQNDKEVTVKYSVNGESKEITADYLLVTVGRRPNTDGDLGLELAGVKVGERGLIEVDHQGRTSNPNIFAIGDVVAGPALAHKASYEGKVAAEAISGQPSVVDYKAIPAVCFTDPECASVGYTEKEAKDKGYKVKAGKFPFAGNGRALSLNQPDGFIKLIAHEDNHVVIGAQVVGIEASNLIAELGLAIEMGATLEDISLTIHAHPTLGEIVMEAAELVEGHPIHVISR